Part of the Arachis hypogaea cultivar Tifrunner chromosome 6, arahy.Tifrunner.gnm2.J5K5, whole genome shotgun sequence genome, GCCTCAGAGTGCCTCTTGGTGAAGTCTTAGGGCATATTGTAGTTGGCTGTTTCTCTTTACATTTATGTGTGTCTTGACCACAATCATATTCTCTGTTAATTACTAGTTTATATCCTGTAGGGTTTTGGCCGTCTGttgtttctggagctacagaagagaCTTCAAAATATTGGTGTTCGTTCCATTTTCTGCTGGGGAGACAAAGAATCAGAAGGATTTTGGCTTAAACAGGTAATTTATAGATGAAATTTGTCTTGAGAAGATTGTGTAGCCTCTTTCGgctattttttctttcttgtatGAATGCATCTTGTTTCACTCCTTGTCTAGAATATTTGATACATACAAACACAACTATCATTGTGAGAATtatgttttcatttttcttttagctACATACTTATGCGTTTTAGTGAAAAGAATTAATACGTGTGATGAGGTATGTCATGTTATAAGATTACTGCTCAATAACGTCAAGAACATTTGTCTTCATATTTCATTAGAACTACAATTTTTCTTTCCTCCTGCAAAAGATACTTCTATGGTTCTGATGTTCTAAGTTATCTCTTTCTGACTGCAAATTCAGGGTTTTATATCAATAGCACAGGTTGATGCCAAAGGTAAAGCCCGCAGGTTTCCTGTAAAAGCTAGTATTCGCAAAGCATTATGCTTTCCTGGTGGTTCAACTCTCATGGCTTGCCATCTAAGGACAGAATTCTCAGCTGATGCAGCTGACTCTATGCACTGTCTTCCTTCACCTCTCTGTCATCATTCCTTGACACCTGCCATTGCTGAAAATGAGCAGCTGAAATGTTCAGGATTGCTGCACATTGATTTGAACCTGTCTAATCATTCAACCCATATCCtagaaagtaaagataaaagtcaAGCTGAAGGTTTGATGAAAGCTGGATCGTCAAGAGAATATGGCAAACTGTGTGGTAATACATTGATCTATCTATCTCTCACACATTAGTTTTggaaatcaaaatgaaactaaagaATCTTTTTATCATAATGTCTAATTCATTTCTTGCTGCATTTATATCTTTCACAATATGAACAGGGCTTGACAGTCACAATCTCGAACATGGCCGCAGTGACATTTTTCCTTTTGTCAGAGCATATGAGGACAGAAATGCTACTGCTGCAGAAAATTCACAGGATGAAATTGATGATAACATGAAGCTTTGTCATCTTTTTCCAAAAGGTGCAAAAAGGGGCTGGGAATCCTCTATATCCTCATTGAAATCTAAAAGGGTGAAGGGAAGCCAGTTGGCTGACTGTCGATCAGATTCTAGCGACGGTTTTACATCAGAGGCTAATAGGCCCAATCCTTGTTTTCAAGAAGTCCCTCGCGTTGATCCTCTGAGTGCAGAAGTTTCTGAGAAATATATGGAGGATCATGTACAATTAGAAGCACCCAACGACAAGGAACTGCCGTCAACTAAACAATCCTTTAGAATTATGTTAATGAATATTGCAGATGATACTAAGAGAACACAGCTTTCAAAGGTATGTTTGTTTCACCACTTCACCAGAGCAATTTATAATTACATACTAGTGAGGAGATTGCTGGCATTTGTGGTTGATTTATGTGTTCATTTATACAGAGACTTAATTTGATCCTTTTGAATATATAATTGAGAAATGTTAGGGGCccattaaaatttattgtttttggccaTCACTTAGTCATCAGCTCAATTTTTTTACTCTAGTTCTTTTAGTCTAGTAATCCAACAACATATTTTATCTCATACTTTTAAACATTGATGGCTAACTGATggtcaaaaacaataaattctgatgaTCCTATAGCATTCCTctatataatattattgatttTAAGTATTGAGACGTCTGGCAATTTAAAGATCATTGTAATTTTTTACCCTATTAATGGTTATCAAATGAGTCATGTTTCTTTTTGGAACATAGCAGCCATTAAAGATTTGTTTCACATATAGGTTATTGAAGACCTTGGTGGAACTGTTGCGTATGATGGAAGCATGGTAACACATGTTGTCACAGGAAAAGTGAGGAAAACTATGAATTTCTGCACTGCTCTCTGTTCTGGGTAGGTTCAAATTTGTAATCCTAAGAAACATGCCTAGCTTCATACTGAAATTTTATTGTAGTTGGAACTTGAAATACTAGTTCTCGGCAATATATGTTCGGGTGAATAATATTCCTCTCATATCGTGCAGTTGAATATCCGAATATCTGTGGCCACCAAATCTCAGTTTTATACATCTCGAAACGATCTAGTGTGCTCGTTACCAAAGTAGGATTGTGGATATTTGAAgaaagctcttttttttttttttttttctgaaaataatAGTTGCTTTCAAaaacaaatcctttttttttggGGTTATGTTATAGGTTCAACTATGCTAACCAAGAGATTATCCAACAATTAACATTATACCTTACTTTGGAGAAATGCTAAACTCCTTCGGTTCATGATATCATTGGGAAGAGAACAATTATATCATACTGCAACTGGAACAAAAAATTCATTTATACATGTTGCGTTTCTTTTATCTGGCATTTCACATTGTAGATTCTCAATGTAGGGAACACTGAGTTAGAGGATCTTCATTCTGTCATTCACTGTCATAGCCAAATTGTGAAAAACTCAGTGCTAGAATTGTGATCTTTTGTATTTGGGGCTTTTGGACCTTGCCAGGGGAGAAGAAAATAACATTTTGAAGTTTGATTCCTAATTTCCTATGAGTTCTGCATCTGTTAAGATGCCCTACTCTGCATTGATTATGttgattatttatattttataattagtaACAGAATATTGATAAACTATACAGGGCTTGGGTGCTCTCATCAAGTTGGTTAAAGCAAAGCTTTCGTGAAGGCAGATTCGTCGGTAAGCTGGGCAATTTTATCTTGTCTATGATTATACTTAGTAATTATTCATGACAGCTTACACACTCATTTGAGTCATCTCACCAAAAAATGAAACGCAGATGAGTTGCCTCACATACTGAATGATGAGGAGTACATGCTGAAGCACAAATCTGATTTAAAAAGTGCAATCTTCCGAGCAAAAGCTAGCCCCCATTCTTTGTTTAAGGGCTACAATGTATGCATTGCAGCTCATGTTCGAACTCCTGCTGACACTCTATCTGCTATTGTCAGGTCTGCTGGTGGTAATGTAAGTATTTATATTTCAGAACGCTTAAACAATGCTTCATTTCCCATCAATTATACACGCTGAAAGTGCTAAAACCCTAAAGCCTTTTTTTGAATAATGAAACATTCGAATGCAAATATTATGCCTATCATATTTCTTACCTTTGGAGGTACTCTTCTGAGTTATGACAATAAAACAccctccctcctcctcctcctagaAAAGACATAGTATTTACTATTTATAGTGAATAATTTAGTcaacctagtttttgaaaatgggGAAGTTTTTTCGACAAGTTTACTAATCTGGTTTGATCTAAAATCattctttatattaattttataaagcaTGTTGCAATCTGTTTTCTTATCCTCACTTGTGAAGTTGTGATCAATTTCCACTCATTTTGTTCATTAGGTTATCAATGGGCTGGAAAAAGTAAATGAGACATCAACAACAATCTTTGTGACATGCGAAGAAGATACAGAAGAAGCAATGATGGCTGCAAAGAAAGGAATCCGGACTTTCAGCAGTGAGTGGTTTATGAACTGTGTTATGAGACAGGAGCTTGACTTGCAGGCCTCCCAATTCGCTCAGTCCTTATGAGGAAGTATGTCAGCATGGCCAGTGATTATTTATCTGGTGCAGTACATAAGAATTTCTCTCATAATTTAGTAATTTTGCCCCTTTCTATTCCACCATTAAAATAAGAATGTGTATCTTTTAGTGACATTGCTATGAAGCACCAACCAGGTTGAACTTGGTGCATCATGCATTCagttaattatatcaaatcatgATAAATGTTACTCTCTCATAGTTTCAAATTTATAACAGTGCATTATTGCATGGATCACCAGGTTAAGCTTAGGATTTTTGTGTCTTATATATTTATGTTTGAGATTTCGACTTTTTCATGTCTATTTATTTCTGAATATTATATTACAGGTATTGCAATAACATATGaatgattgagtaatattatgcATAATAGCAGTGCACTTCTGGTTTGGTTTTCCGTTTCATAAGATATATATAATCATTAGTAGTTACTTTAGATCATCAAGGTGATGCGATAATAATGTAAATTTGTGTAGGGCATGAAATGAAATACTTGGGTTAATGATCAAATTAGTTCctaaaaaataagttattttctaaatttgttattaaaaaattttattaattaaattaattttttaaatattacaaattaattatttgtctTTTTGTCATTCAATTAAtagtttttgttaataattaatgATATAAAATGTTAAAAGACAGTATATATGATACCTAATTTATTCTATTAGActctaaataaatatatttataaaaatttatcaatttagtttattttttaattatataaacttaaattttaatataatataatactaaattaattattgaacTATTAATtgaatgattgaaaaataaaaataattaatttataatatttaaataattaatttaattataaaattttttaaaaataaatttaaataacgaGCTATATTTTAAGAACTGATTTGACTATTACCATTGTAGATTGAGTTTTCACCTTATTCAATGGAGAATATAGTGGAAGCCATGTTTCGCATTTAACGGAGGGGGCAAAGTTGATGTCTATGGAAATTTGAGGTCTGTTACACATATAAGTATTTTTGTCTTATAAGTTATACAAGTTAGCCCAAGTCTAAGAAAAGAACACCTGTACTACTCTTTTAAATTGACCGCCTTACAACACAGTCATTATGccgtactcttcctcttcttcctcaatcaaaatgTAAACTGTCAAGATTCAAGCGACATTCGAAACGAACTACGATTCtgcgaagagtagaagaaatcaaaaagaaaagatacaaatctccataaaaaatcactagaaaaaacgaaaaaacattatttaaggtactgttttactgttcttctaattttttttttctagattgtctctgctGTGCTTtatccttaaccagcaaaacattaaaagatttcaagaagaaatatactgtctctctCTCATATTTGGTGTATTTTTTagatcttttgggtgtatttcttaaatcatttgggtgtatttctataatcctttagatgtatttttgtaatcgtttgggtgtatttctgaagttcaaTTATCTTTAaacaatttcaaagcttgatttcagaaaccatgaaaatcgaaaaaaaaaacagaagaagtTCGAAGGCAAAGAAAAAACGTACGAAGGAGATCGAacaaaatttggcaagaaattcgaaaaagaaatgaaatcttttaaaaaatggaAGTTATATATTCACGCGTTAATTAGTTtagattgatttaaaaatttgttaaagaTACACATAACATAAACAATACATTTAAAGATTTCGTTTTTTTCAAACTTATAAAACTTGTAAGCACAAAATATTTGTACGTAGAAATTTATTCAATTGGTCAATTAGAGGGCGGCTAATAGAACATAAGAATATTTTCAGAACAGAGAAGGTTATTTCTCATTAGTCACCAACTCACCATTTGATCCATTAAATTTATAGTCTTAATGACTGGCTTTTCTAAATAGTAAATATGGTAcacaaaaaagttttcaaaataggCATGTGAAAGTTTCCAATAATACGCGTGTGGTCCATTTAGTGGGACACCATACACGAGTTGGAATTTAGTGCCCTTTAGAGGAGGCCACCTACCAAAGTACCCATTATTCCTAAAACCAACAATGAGGCCAAGGCCATGTAATAGTGAAATAGTTTTCAACATTCAATTAATCCatcatattaattaataattaatgatctcttttattttcaacttattgATGCATTTTTTTCCAATCAAAAGCGGCAGAGAGAGGGATGAGAATCAAACATATAACTTAGGATCAAATAAGTTTTATCTGACTATTAAATTGtagattaatattatatatgataaatattttaaaacaatattAAATACATTTAGAATATTATCataaatttagaatattttattccAGTAATAGAAAATTCATATAAAGCACTTAGattcattttcttcttatttgAAAACATGGTGGTTAGGAAGCTTCATACAGATAGACATAATGTTAGGTTGGATGGTCAAATGGTCATAGATATAGTCTCTGCGCAAAGTTCACACGAAACCGATTGTTTCTAAAAGTAGAAGGTGGCGTATTGTCATTTTATCTTCTGCTATCTACTACTAGCAGTAAAAAGGAATATAATATTGTCATCGGAATATTCTCAGTAATTATTAAACTAGGATTGTTGTAAAATAAACGAAATGCAGTACAGGTAAAATGCAACAGCGGCAGTTACAACTTACAAGTGACAAGATTGGATTTGGATTAGCCGCAAATTTTGCTACCTTAATCATTCTCTTCACATTAAACAATTAACAATACAAATTCTCTGTTCTATACTATTCGCACGGCTTTATCTTCACCTCTCTCCCTCACTCTAACACAGTAAAGTCAAAGAcatattttattcatcaaaatgcTTTTTCATTAAGCCCTGCTTAGCCTCAATGGATAATCTCTTCTGTACACAGGTTTCCAACTCCAATAACGaatattttataacataattTTATACAGCAACtaatactactactactaataataataacccATGCATACCATTCAGTGACTTACGTCACTTCCAGCTAGCTATGTTCATGATTGCAATGAGAAAACTTTCACTTGGTTCCTGGGCCTGCCCTGGCCTtaataatcaattcaatcctGTGCTGTGCTATGCATGTTCCCTGTTGGCATTATGCATATTCTTGGAAAACATGGAAGATATAGTTCCAAGAATCCATCAAAATCGCCATGATACTCGAGTTATTTTCAATCTGTGCTTACCAACTCCTCATAAGCTTTAACAGATTCGTCCGTAAATCTTTCCATGGCTTCAAAAATGCGCTGCAGGCTAGCCTGTAGACTGCTGCTTTTATCGCTCTGGTATAGGATATTTTCGGAAACCGAGAGACCCTTGCCTTCCCCTGATGGCAGCGCGATTTTCCGCTCTAGTGCCTGGATTTGCTTCTGTATCTTCTGGTCATCTTTGTCTATATTTCTAACTTTTCTCTCCAGATCCTTGTTCTCTGCCATCTGCCGATGCATTTCTAACTTGTCTTGTTCCCATATCTGAAGCACACTCATGGTAAATACATGCATGGAATCAACAACTTCCTTTTCGGATATTCGATCCATAGCTTGGGACCACCGGTTGCATATAACAAAAATTGGGGGGGCACCAATTCTACCGGGGGAAAAGGGAACTATGCCATCAGGTGTTTCTTCTGGTTCGTATAGTAGACATTTCATCAGCCAATTATTCAATGCTCGCACATAACCTTTCTGGGCACTTATCCAGCTAGAGAATTGGAAAGTCCAATTGATAAGCTCTTGCTCAAGCTGCTTGGTTGCTAGAAGATGACTGTCACCACTCTTCTTCCTAGATCCAACCGAACCCAGTATTCTCGCTTCTCGAATTGCTTCGCACTGACTATGATGACATTCAAGCATGGATTTCCACATTCTCATCATCCTGAAAACAAGCATGTTATAAATATCACAAATTCACTAAAGGTtgcaaacaaaaatcaaaagtttTAAAACTGTTGGATTTTTTGTACACATTCATTCTGGGTACCAAGGAAGTCACGAACTGCATTTCAGATCAATTTAAGAGATAAACCTTTGAAGAATAAACAAAGGCACGGGTCACAACATCATGTCCGATAAGTCATATAAGTTACAAGATAATCGCATCAGTTCAATCAGGAGTAGAAAAGAACAAATATGGAGAAAAATAAATCATGGAATGTGTATTTTACCATTTACGTTATGCTTGGTGGTTAGGGAGCAACAAACAAATTTGATGGCAAAGCTCTTATAAGAGCTGCACCAATTTGTTAAACCATACTATGATGTTTTATTAGATCAAGCACATAATTCAGTTTCCAGAGGCATATCCAAACAGTTGCAAGCAAAAAGTACCAGAAAATGGTTCATGCATTTGAAATCATTTAGCTCTATTAATGGATCATCGTCATAGACATAGAGCATTTCAGATATAGGGTGTGTGAGGCAGGAATTGAGAGACATATTTCACATACCCTTGAATTAATTCCTTCAATTGGGGCCACAGCTCTTCATCCCTTATCTTATTTATTGTCATGGAAATCTTATCAACAACTTGAATCGCCATTCTTATTTTTGTGGACAGACTCCTAATCATAGCTCGAGTGGCATCAACTTTATTAAAATCAGCACCCCTTTCATCCAAACGCTTCAGCTTGCGGCACTTCTTATCGTGCACGACCCGCATCTTTTCCTCTGCCTGCAAACATGCAAACACAAACATTGAATAACACACTATGGAAACTGGAAACATATCAAAAATACTGGATGACAAGACAACATTCAAAGCATAAAAAAATATCAGCTCCCAAATTCTCAGTACTAGTGACTCAGATGAGACTCGCAACAAATTAATCAGAGTGTGAAACTTTGAATAGAATTATATTGCCTACACATAGAACAAAACATGGCAGATATTTGAGATAACCAGAGTGAAACCAACAAACCTTAACTTcagcatagagtttcttctcccaGAGGTAAAGCTTCTGCAAGGTAGAGGAAAGATTGCGGGATCTGGTTACTAGATCAACATCAATATCCAAGTTATCAGCGGCGGTGGATGCAGATGTAGAAGGTTGCGAAGACACCATTGACAAAGAGGGAGTAACTACTTGTAACATCTTGGAGGAAGCTGCATATGAATTTCAATTATACTACTTAGATTAAAGCAGGAAACACTTGTTACTAGTATGAAAATTCAGAAGAAATAAACAATTTTGAGGATGAAAAATGAAACCTTGATAAGCAGCTCCATGCTTTCGGTTATAGGGAAGCTTGCCAACTTCAAGCATCTTGGCGATTTCGGCACCGGAGTCAGAAGCCCTTTGGAAGAGAACCTCAATCTCTTTGGCAACCTCAAAGGCGCTGCGGGAACCCGGCCGGCCTCGGAAAGCAGCAGCACCGGCGCCGCCGCCGCCCCGGTCCTTCGGCCTGTCATCCTCGTCAACCACTTTCTTATCAACGACGTGGACATCATACTCCAATCCTCCGTCGCTTTCGCTGTCGGTGGCGTCAGCCTTGGCGGGTTGGTGGTGATCATGGTGGTTGGCGGCGGCGGAAGCAGATGCAGAAGCAGGAGTGTCGACGAGCTTGTGATCGCCGTGGACTTCCTTGACGACCTCGTGCTGGTAATCTTCATCTTCCAAATCGGGGATTCCCTCCTCCTCTCGAACCTCCCTGGAGTCGCGGCTGGGAGTGTACTGTGTCTGAGGATAGTACTTTTCATCGCCGTCGCCGTCGAAGAAGTTGAGAAAATCCCACGGGGAAGCTCTTGGAGGGGAAGGTGGTGGCGGCGGCGGCTTGGCGGCAGAAGGCGGTGGGCGGTGTTGTGGCGGATAAGATCCATCATAGGCAGAGGGTGGAGGAGCACCATATGGATCGTAGGGCTGAGGATAGGGTTgatacgaagaagaagaagaagaatacggATACGGATACGGATACGAAGAAGAGGATTCACCTACGTATACGGTTTCGTGATTGATTGGCCTCTGTTGGTACACAATTGAAGGCGTTGGTTGCTTCTTCATGAAATTCATCTGCATCCTTcccatccccatccccatccccatccATGGAGGAAGCTCATGATCTCCCTCCTCGAATGGCGGGAGATCCACGTGGAGAGGGGAAGAGTGACCGGACGAATCGTGGTCGTGGAGAGCGTGAGGGTTTTCGTCGTCGTCGTCTTCTTCGTCGGAGTGGAAGTGGAGGTGGGAGCCGGAATCGGAGTGAGGCGGAGAAGACGGAGGAGAAGCATGCTTCGCTAGGTGAGCCTTCGCCGGAGGGGAAGGCGGAGGAGAGGCGGCGCCACCTCCTGCCGCTAATTCCCTGTCTTGCTGAATAAAGAGGTGGAGAGAGTGACCGATTCCCTTGAGGGAGTTGATGTACGCCATGTGCGCCGCCGCGAGTGCATACCTCTGGTGTATAGCTTCGTCGAGGAAGGTGCATCGATCCCGGCACAAGGCGACCGCCGGCAGATCCTCCACCTTGGAACTCGCACAGCCCATACCATATAATATAATTGTGAGcagaagaagaataggaagaagaaagggtaaagaaacgaaagaaaagaaaggagggatgaggaAGTGAACGAGTGAATGAATAATGAGTTAGTGATTAGTGAATGAATAGTAGTGAAGGAGGAGGGAATCTTTTGCCAGCAGGGACTTGCTTGTCGGTTTCTAATTTGGTGTGGCTCTCTCTATTTCCTAAACTCAATCTATACAaacttatatataaatattattcttACCATCTCCAAATTCTGTGCTTATCGATGTAAATATTTaagcaataattaaaaaaaaaaaagagcagtcTTTGTAGCAGAATATGCAGGGATCCCACTTGCAGCTGATAGGGAAAGGAAATGAAATCTACCAGAAGGAGGTGTCTTATAATAACTAGATTTTATTCTTCATTCCAGCTTTTAGCTTTTTAACAAACATGTCATTTCTTTTTCTcagttttatcaaaatttttatgtgtggCCAGGCTCCAAACTTCCAAGTAGATGAGTTGGTAGATTTCTTTGTGCATTCATTCTTAGTAAATGCTAATAGTACAACTCTAAAATCTACGTTAACAAACACTTGTATCATCCTCTTTGGCACTTAAATTTTTCACATTGGCCAAATCCTGTGGCATTGATTGTGTATTTGGTAGTTGTTTCTTTACACTTAAAGAGGTCATTTATAGATGAAATTTGTCTGCATACTTGAGGGGATTGTAGTCTCTTTTGATTctttgttctttaatttgttgtaTGAATGCatgttgttttctattttttctaaaatatttgatacAAATGTATGCATTTTACACACGTGTGAAGTTTTTGAGCCCTCTCTTAACTCTATGCAATGTCTTCCCTCaaactttctaaaatatttgaagaaCATTGTAACTTCTGTGTGAACgaagaatttgtttatttttgttcTGATTCTTCTTCAATCCTCGAAGAGTATTGGGTCAAAGCAGAGACAATACTGAAAAGGTGGAAAAAGAAACGTATCTCTTTAATACATTTATAACGACAAGAACTACCTTACTCTTACATATATACTCTTCGTTTGACTCTTGTTGAGTCAATGCATCTAAatagaatatataatataatactaTAAAATTAGTTACAAACAATCAATATGTATTGTGCAATATAACATTCTCGAACTAACACAGATCCTTTCCTTTTCGGCTTTCTCGGTTAAACCAAGAATATGAATAGAGGTATAAAGGAATGGATCCTCTCGTTAATTACTTAATCAGTTCAACTACAtaccttttaaaaaatatttttttatttaattttttattatattaatttaaaaaaattaaaataaatacattcaattaaatttaatattttttaaattaaatatacatccaaaaaataaactaaataaaattaaaattaaaatttttgttgaatttagaAATCTAAACTATGTTTAAAatgatgactaaatattattgaGTCATTAGCCAATTATTTGTGTGATTTGTTTTGTTTAGTGTgctgaaattaaattgaattgaaactgAGAAGCGAACCTTCAAGTCCATATGCACACATAATCTTCACCTGCCTTGCTGGAGCTGCACCAAGATTCGAATCCTCAATGAGAAATATAGAACCTATGTTAGTAGTAGTAATGTGTGTGTGAGTGGGTGTGTTGCGTAACCTAGGATTGGGGGTTGTCTAATccatagacaaaaaaaaaaattcttctatCACAAACAAAACAAGTCTTTTAAGCCAAGTGAAGGGAAGGAAACAATTAACCCAAGATTCTTACAAGGCATACAACATCTAATCCACTCACACAAACAAACTCATAAAACCCAAGTATTGGTTCACCTTAAACAAAAGCCATCACAAAAATTTTCATCAGAAATAAAATGAATGTTTCAGAgatcaaaaaaagaaaataagtccAAGAACATAAACAAGCTCATATCCATAACCTAAATCTAAACGGTGGTCCACACttaaatccattcattcatcataGTTACTAACTAGGTaactcaatttcaatttcatttgaacCTTTTCACATCCACCGAACCAaaaattctctcttctctcttttctttttctttcatatcACATCACTCTGtaataaaaagaaagaatgaaaaagtTCTGAAGTTACGACAAAGGGTAGAACAAAAAGTTTTATTTCCAAATTCAAGCAAGAAGAGAAAGGAAAATGGGCTACAACAAGAAGAAAGATTTCTTCGGAAAAGAGAATCACAAAAAGGTGATTTTCTCATTTGTGCTTCATCAAGAAACCGTGAAGAAATCAACTCTGTACAAGCACCGTTTTGAAAACTATGGAGAAAGTGAAGTCAATGGTGCTCTACTTGAAATCTATGGTCAAGAAATAAACTTGGGGCCAAAGTAAGAACGCACGACTCAAATTCAAGATGTATGAAGAAAAAGGTTGAAAGAAAAGACTGAAAGTAAGATTGCATGTCACTgcttctactctctctctctctcctctatgAATGCCATTGCTGCATCTGTGTATTGAGAGAAGAAAAACCAACATGTGCTGAAGCAATGTTTCAAGTCTTGAAAATTTCACTCCTCTATAATAGGAGTGAACAACCAATGATTGGAGCAAGGAGTGAGAGAACAACGTTTGTGTTCCTATAACTTACTGAGATGtatattcttctccttcatggtttttattttgtaaatctttttcttagtttaGTATGTCTTAGTTTtgttggaaaaagaaaaacataatgaggtttgtaagaaaaaatcCAATGAGGTAAAAGACAGAGAGTTAAATTTGGAGAAAAAGTCTAAGTTATATTAGAAATT contains:
- the LOC112695980 gene encoding uncharacterized protein isoform X2, giving the protein MGLQEVLEMYKAELPGMNYAANTGKQSKFLERCVTNGKYRTLLLNSSSVEDSGKVIAAITYQIIPADTEYAEIPLTAVREIYQRKGFGRLLFLELQKRLQNIGVRSIFCWGDKESEGFWLKQGFISIAQVDAKGKARRFPVKASIRKALCFPGGSTLMACHLRTEFSADAADSMHCLPSPLCHHSLTPAIAENEQLKCSGLLHIDLNLSNHSTHILESKDKSQAEGLMKAGSSREYGKLCGLDSHNLEHGRSDIFPFVRAYEDRNATAAENSQDEIDDNMKLCHLFPKGAKRGWESSISSLKSKRVKGSQLADCRSDSSDGFTSEANRPNPCFQEVPRVDPLSAEVSEKYMEDHVQLEAPNDKELPSTKQSFRIMLMNIADDTKRTQLSKVIEDLGGTVAYDGSMVTHVVTGKVRKTMNFCTALCSGAWVLSSSWLKQSFREGRFVDELPHILNDEEYMLKHKSDLKSAIFRAKASPHSLFKGYNVCIAAHVRTPADTLSAIVRSAGGNVINGLEKVNETSTTIFVTCEEDTEEAMMAAKKGIRTFSSEWFMNCVMRQELDLQASQFAQSL
- the LOC112695980 gene encoding uncharacterized protein isoform X1; its protein translation is MARKQKPGAPEPKPKPLSPISIGNCEITVEAKNFTCKSESNSTVISLPRNGKIIVSVAQEEYANNGNATGDLNSDDREHEFMLVSPKDDAGISKSYLQEVLEMYKAELPGMNYAANTGKQSKFLERCVTNGKYRTLLLNSSSVEDSGKVIAAITYQIIPADTEYAEIPLTAVREIYQRKGFGRLLFLELQKRLQNIGVRSIFCWGDKESEGFWLKQGFISIAQVDAKGKARRFPVKASIRKALCFPGGSTLMACHLRTEFSADAADSMHCLPSPLCHHSLTPAIAENEQLKCSGLLHIDLNLSNHSTHILESKDKSQAEGLMKAGSSREYGKLCGLDSHNLEHGRSDIFPFVRAYEDRNATAAENSQDEIDDNMKLCHLFPKGAKRGWESSISSLKSKRVKGSQLADCRSDSSDGFTSEANRPNPCFQEVPRVDPLSAEVSEKYMEDHVQLEAPNDKELPSTKQSFRIMLMNIADDTKRTQLSKVIEDLGGTVAYDGSMVTHVVTGKVRKTMNFCTALCSGAWVLSSSWLKQSFREGRFVDELPHILNDEEYMLKHKSDLKSAIFRAKASPHSLFKGYNVCIAAHVRTPADTLSAIVRSAGGNVINGLEKVNETSTTIFVTCEEDTEEAMMAAKKGIRTFSSEWFMNCVMRQELDLQASQFAQSL
- the LOC112695979 gene encoding uncharacterized protein — encoded protein: MGCASSKVEDLPAVALCRDRCTFLDEAIHQRYALAAAHMAYINSLKGIGHSLHLFIQQDRELAAGGGAASPPPSPPAKAHLAKHASPPSSPPHSDSGSHLHFHSDEEDDDDENPHALHDHDSSGHSSPLHVDLPPFEEGDHELPPWMGMGMGMGRMQMNFMKKQPTPSIVYQQRPINHETVYVGESSSSYPYPYPYSSSSSSYQPYPQPYDPYGAPPPSAYDGSYPPQHRPPPSAAKPPPPPPSPPRASPWDFLNFFDGDGDEKYYPQTQYTPSRDSREVREEEGIPDLEDEDYQHEVVKEVHGDHKLVDTPASASASAAANHHDHHQPAKADATDSESDGGLEYDVHVVDKKVVDEDDRPKDRGGGGAGAAAFRGRPGSRSAFEVAKEIEVLFQRASDSGAEIAKMLEVGKLPYNRKHGAAYQASSKMLQVVTPSLSMVSSQPSTSASTAADNLDIDVDLVTRSRNLSSTLQKLYLWEKKLYAEVKAEEKMRVVHDKKCRKLKRLDERGADFNKVDATRAMIRSLSTKIRMAIQVVDKISMTINKIRDEELWPQLKELIQGMMRMWKSMLECHHSQCEAIREARILGSVGSRKKSGDSHLLATKQLEQELINWTFQFSSWISAQKGYVRALNNWLMKCLLYEPEETPDGIVPFSPGRIGAPPIFVICNRWSQAMDRISEKEVVDSMHVFTMSVLQIWEQDKLEMHRQMAENKDLERKVRNIDKDDQKIQKQIQALERKIALPSGEGKGLSVSENILYQSDKSSSLQASLQRIFEAMERFTDESVKAYEELVSTD